cTCATAAttctgaaattattatttaaatcaattagagTTAAaagttaattattggtaattaatatcaATCTTCGTGGGATCGgcactttacttatcatatattactttattcgaccacgtatacttgcgtgttaatTTTAatagatcaagtttttggcaccgttgccggggactatttttattaatatcaataaagttaatttttgttctaatttgatttgctttcttatttttttttatttctgtttaacatttatttggatcaaggttTTATTGTGTTTCAAgaattgttggtatatgcgaagcaATAGACAAAAGGAGATTATACCAATAGATCATGAAATAGAAAGAACATGCAGACATAACCGGAAAACGAAGAGGAGATTGGATTTTACCATGGCTGACAATTTGGGAAATggtgctaataatggtcaaggggctGCAGAAGTTCCTAGGGAGCAAGGCCCAAGAACtttgagagattatgtacttcctactgttacaggagtggattcatgcattagacctccaaTCATTGCTGCcaacaattttgagattaagcctaCAATTCTTCAAAAGGTTCAGTCAACTGttcagtttggaggtatgccaacggaggaccccaatttacacatagctaattttctaGAGTTATGTGGAacgttcaagatgaatggggtgagtgatgatgctataagactgaggttattcccattttcactaagggataGGGTGAAGAGTTGGCTGATATCTTTACAGGTGAATTAtatcactacatgggaggagttagctcagaagttcattgccaagttctttcctccagcgAAGGCTGCAAAATTGAGGGgagaaattaataatttttatcagatggatggagagtcactgtatgattcttgggagcgcTTTAAGAGTTATTAAGGAAGTGCCCACAccatggaatagaaaagtggatgctgatgcataatttttataatgggttgaatggaaTGACTAGAACAATTATAGATGCCGCAGCGGGAGGATCCTTTATGAGTAAAagtgctaatgaggcatatgagctattagaggagatggcaatgaataattatcaatggccaactgaaaggggacaaccaaagaaggtggctggaatgATGGAATTGGATGCTATATCCATGCTTACAGCTCAAGTAGTAGCCTTGACAAAGCAATTGCAAAAGACTACACTCCCATCTCAAGTTATGCAAGTTCAAAACCTTTGTGAAGTGTGTGGTACAACCCATCAACCCAACCAATGCCCTGTTATAGatatgaataacatgcccatggaagaagtacAAGCTATAGGAAATTACCAAAGACAACCCAATAACCCCAATTCCATGTCCTACAACCCAGGTTGGAAGAATCATCCTAATTTTGCATGGTCAAATAATCAAAATACTCTACAACCTTACCCTCAACCCCAGTCACAATATCTACCTGCACAAAATAAATCACCATATTCACAACAATATGCACACCAACACCCTCCACCTGgatattatcaaccacaaaatagaccatCTCACCCAATGCCAATGAAACCAGCTGAACCCCAACCTGATGTACCTAACCAATTTATGACTGAAACTAGGGCGTCCATAagaagtttggagactcaaatagggtaattggctactttaatgactaatagagctcaaggaaatttgcctAGCACTACAGAAGTTAACCCTAAAGAACAATGCCAAGctattactttgaggagtggaacaAGGTATGAAGGGCCAAAGAAGAATCAGTCAGAGGAAGAAGGTCAGAAGGAAAATACACAAGGCGAAGAAGAAAAGAAGTTTAATGATGAAACAGTTACTGAAGACCTTAGGAAGGAAGAGGATGTACCACCTATGAGTATTGAGCATCATGTTAAAATTCCATATCCACAAAGACTTTGTAAGCATAATTTAGATAAGAagtttgcaaagtttttagaggtgttcaagaagctacatattAATATACCATTCGCAGAAGCATTAGAACAGATGTCTAGCTATGTAAAAtttatgaaggagattctgtctaATAAGAGAAAGATGGGTGATTATGAAACAGTGGCGTTAACGGAAGAATGTAGTGCAATTTTGCAAAggaaacttcctcaaaagttacgAGATCCTGGGAGTTTTACTATTCCATGCACGATTGGGGGGTTTGAATGTAAACATGCACTTTGCGATTTGGGGGCAAGTCTTAATTTAATGCCTTTGTCAGTATTCCGTAGACTTGGTTTGGGTGAAGCTAGGCCAACCACAGTAACATTGTAGCTGGCTGATAGATCTGTGAAGCATCCACgtggtattatagaagatgtattggtaaaggtggataagtttatatttccagctgattttatagttcttgatatggaagaggatgagaatgttcctattattttggggagaccattttTAGCAATTGGGCAAGCATTGATAGATGTGCAAAAAGGAGAGTTAGAGCTGAGAGTTCAAGGAGAAGAAGtagtatttaatgtgtttaaggCTATGACTTATCCTAAAGCAAGTGATAGATGTTTCTCAGTTGATGTGGTAGAAGAAGTAGTaggaagaaaaaaattaattgagGATCCTCTTGAATTAAGTCTTATAGTTGTTGATGATGTAGATGGTGAGGAAAATGATGAAGCGATGAGTTATTTGAAGTGGATAAAATCATCTGAGCCGTGGAAGCATAAAAAGTTTGAAGAATTGGATGAGGGACCGAAAAGACCATTACCATCGATTCTGAAGCCACCTGTTTTAGAACTGAAAGTTTTACCAGACCACGGCTGCTATGCTTATCTTGGGGAAAAAAAGAATCTTCCGATTATAGTTTCATCATGTCTTTCAGAAGTAGAGGAGGAGAAGTTGTTGAGGGTGTTAAGGGCTCATAAAACTGCTATAGGGTGGACTCTGGCTGATATAAGAGGAATTAGCccattgatagttatgcatagaATTCTCATGGAAGATGATGCGAGACCAATTATTGATGCTCAACGAAGACTTAATCCaacaatgaaagaagtggtgaggaaagagattttgaaatggttagatgttgaagtgatttaccctatttttggTAGTGCTTGGGTGAGTCCAGTACAAGTAGTACCTAAAAAGGGTGGTATGACTGTGCTGAAGAATGAAAGTAATGAACTGATTCCAACAAGGACTGTGACGGGTTGgaggatatgtatagattatcggaagttgaataaggcaactaggaaagatcattttcctttgccttttattGATCAGATGTTGGATAGGTTGGCAGGGCATAACTACTATTGTTTTCTAGATGGGAACTCAGGATATCATCAGATTGTAATTACACCGgaggatcaagagaagacaacgTTTACATGTCCTTATGAGACTTTTGCTTTTAGAAGGATGCCATTCAGGTTATGTAATGCACCAACCACAtttcaacggtgtatgatggcaatattttctgacatggttgagaaGGGGATcgaaatttttatggatgatttttcggtTTATGGGTCCTCTTTTGACACGTGTTTAACTAATTTGGAGTTGGTTTTGAGGAGGTGTGAAGAGTTGCAAttggtgcttaattgggaaaagtgcCACTTTATGGTAAATGAAGGAATTGTATTGGGGCACAATATTTCTAAGAAAGGCATTGAAGTGGATAGGGCTAAAATTTCTACGATAGAGAATTTTCCACTTCCGGTTTCAGTAAAAGGAGTAAGGAGTTTCTTAGGCCATGCaggattttataggaggtttatcAAAGATTTCTCCAAGGTCTCAAAGCCACTGTCCACTTTGTTAATGAATGAGGTTacatttgattttgatgagaagtgTCAACAAGCTTTTAGGATACTTAAGGAGAAATTGATTTCGGCACCTATAGTTTTTGCACCTCAATGGAATTTTCCATTTGAATTGATGTGTGGCGCCAATGATTTTGCGGTTGGGGCAGTGTTGGGACaaagagttgacaaggtatttagaacgatttattatgcaagtcgtaccttgaatgatgctcaaataAATTACACAACTACAGAAAAGGAGCCGTTGGCCATAGTGTTTGCTTGTGATAAATTTAAGCCATACTTGATTGGGAATAAGGTGGTTGTTTACATGGATCATTCTGTGATTAAGTATCTTATTATCAAGAAAGATTCCAAGCCGCGTCTTATTCGGTGGATTTTGTTGttacaagaatttgatgtggaaattaaAGATAAGAAAGGTACTGAGAATTTGGTGGCTGATCACTTGTCTAGATTGGAGGTTGATGAAGATTCTCTTGACAAAGGAATTCAGATTAATGATTCTTTTCCTGATGAGCAATTGTTTGAAGTGAGTGTTTGTAAAAATGTTCCATGGTTTGCAGACTATGTTAATTATTTTGCTGCAAAGGTTATACCTTCTGAGATGACAAGGCAACAACTAAAGAAATTTTATTCGGAggtgaagcattattattgggaggagcctattctgtATAAACATTGCCCTGATCAAGTTATTAGGAGATGTGTGCCCGAAGAGGAGATGTTGTCAATCTTGACTCACTGTCATAGTTTGCATTGCAGCGGTCATTTTGGAGGAACAAGAACAGCAACAAAAGTTTTGCAAAGTGGGTTTTActggcctacattatttaaagatgctaatgattttgtcaaaagttgtgatcgttgtcaacggactgggaatatatcaagaagagatcaaatgccaatgatTGGTATTTTGGAAGTTGAGTTATTTgacgtatggggaatagactttatgggacctttcccatcatcgtataataataaatatattttgcttgcagtggattatgtttctaaatgggtagaagccgTAGCAACTCCTAATTGTGATGGGAAAGAGGTACTtaaattccttcataaaaatatcttTACTCAATTCAGCACCCCCAGAGCAATTATTAGTGATCGGGGAAGTCATTTTTGCAATAAGTGGTTCACTGCTCTTTGTGCTCGCTATGGTGTTCATCATCGAAAGGCGTTATTTTATCATCCAATTGCAAATGGCCAAGCTAAAGTGTTGACTAGGGAAATAAAAGGTACCTTGGAAAAGACAGTAAATACTTCGAGGAAGGATTGGTCGAAGAAGCTCgatgattcactttgggcttatcgcactgCATTTAAAACTCtaattggtatgtcaccatattaattggtgtttggtaaggccTATCATTTACCGGTGGAACTGGAGCATAGAGCTTATTGGGCTGTGAAAAAGATAAATATTGATCTCTTTATGGCGGGACAGAATAGGCTTATGGAGTTAAATGAGCTTGAAGAATTCtgaaatgaagcttatgagaatgcAAAGATC
The Humulus lupulus chromosome 6, drHumLupu1.1, whole genome shotgun sequence DNA segment above includes these coding regions:
- the LOC133785389 gene encoding uncharacterized protein LOC133785389 — protein: MGARGFDEYKTNAGLDLSLLLEAMKRTVKELVSSESDEELEVPDFLIADKKRAALDAQKKEQARNLPSTTEVNPKEQCQAITLRSGTRYEGPKKNQSEEEGQKENTQGEEEKKFNDETVTEDLRKEEDVPPMSIEHHVKIPYPQRLCKHNLDKKFAKFLEVFKKLHINIPFAEALEQMSSYVKFMKEILSNKRKMGDYETVALTEECSAILQRKLPQKLRDPGSFTIPCTIGGFESIGQALIDVQKGELELRVQGEEVVFNVFKAMTYPKASDRCFSVDVVEEVVGRKKLIEDPLELSLIVVDDVDGEENDEAMSYLKWIKSSEPWKHKKFEELDEGPKRPLPSILKPPVLELKVLPDHGCYAYLGEKKNLPIIVSSCLSEVEEEKLLRVLRAHKTAIGWTLADIRGISPLIVMHRILMEDDARPIIDAQRRLNPTMKEVMLDRLAGHNYYCFLDGNSGYHQIVITPEDQEKTTFTCPYETFAFRRMPFRLCNAPTTFQRCMMAIFSDMVEKGIEIFMDDFSVYGSSFDTCLTNLELVLRRCEELQLVLNWEKCHFMVNEGIVLGHNISKKGIEVDRAKISTIENFPLPVSVKGVRSFLGHAGFYRRFIKDFSKVSKPLSTLLMNEVTFDFDEKCQQAFRILKEKLISAPIVFAPQWNFPFELMCGANDFAVGAVLGQRVDKVVVYMDHSVIKYLIIKKDSKPRLIRWILLLQEFDVEIKDKKGTENLVADHLSRLEVDEDSLDKGIQINDSFPDEQLFEVSVCKNVPWFADYVNYFAAKVIPSEMTRQQLKKFYSEVKHYYWEEPILYKHCPDQVIRRCVPEEEMLSILTHCHSLHCSGHFGGTRTATKVLQKAVATPNCDGKEVLKFLHKNIFTQFSTPRAIISDRGSHFCNKWFTALCARYGVHHRKALFYHPIANGQAKVLTREIKGTLEKTVNTSRKDWSKKLDDSLWAYRTAFKTLIAYENAKIYKEKSKAFHDKRILRKDFQPGDKVLLFNSRLKLFPCKLKLRWSGPYTVVVSFPYGAVQVHSEKTGHFEVNGQRLKHYLEGLVEKCKSVVILEPI